A window of the Natronomonas salina genome harbors these coding sequences:
- a CDS encoding acetyl-CoA carboxylase biotin carboxylase subunit, with translation MFDKVLVANRGEIAVRVMRACDDLGVSTVAVYSDADKHSGHVRYADEAYNIGPARAADSYLDHEAVIEAADKADADAIHPGYGFLAENAEFAGKVEAHDDVTWVGPNSESMEQAGEKTKARKIMREADVPIVPGTTDPVTEVDEVHEFGDEHGYPIAIKAEGGGGGRGMKIVRDPEEAEEQLETAKREGEAYFDNDSVYLERYLENPRHIEVQILADEHGNVRHLGERDCSLQRRHQKVIEEGPSPALSDELREKIGEAARRGADAADYYNAGTFEFLVAEEERGDDELLGPDADFYFLEVNTRIQVEHTVTEELTGIDIVKWQLRVAAGEELTFSQDDVELEGHAIEFRINAENAANDFAPAKGGELETYDPPGGIGVRLDDALRQGDDLVTDYDSMIAKLIVKGGDREECIARSDRALAEYEIEGIPTIIPFHRLMLTDEEFVGGTHTTKYLDHHLDKDRLKEAQEKWGTEETSASADEDVVEREFTVEVNGKRFQVNLEERAEMAANRPAPSGGGGGGGGGGGGGGGGSAPAVSAEGEVVSAEMQGTILEVNVAEGDTVESGDVICVLEAMKMENDVIAEVGGTVKEVAVEEGQSVDQGDPLVVLD, from the coding sequence TCGTCGCCAACCGCGGCGAGATCGCGGTGCGCGTCATGCGCGCCTGCGACGACCTCGGCGTATCGACCGTCGCCGTCTACAGTGACGCGGACAAGCACAGCGGCCACGTCCGCTACGCCGACGAGGCGTACAACATCGGCCCGGCGCGCGCGGCCGACTCCTACCTCGACCACGAGGCGGTCATCGAGGCCGCCGACAAGGCCGACGCCGACGCCATCCACCCCGGCTACGGCTTCCTCGCGGAGAACGCCGAGTTCGCCGGGAAGGTCGAGGCCCACGACGACGTCACCTGGGTCGGCCCGAACTCCGAGTCGATGGAGCAGGCCGGCGAGAAGACGAAGGCCCGGAAGATCATGCGCGAGGCCGACGTCCCCATCGTCCCGGGGACCACCGACCCCGTCACCGAGGTCGACGAGGTCCACGAGTTCGGGGACGAGCACGGCTACCCCATCGCCATCAAGGCGGAGGGCGGCGGCGGCGGCCGCGGGATGAAGATCGTCCGCGACCCCGAGGAGGCCGAAGAGCAGCTGGAGACCGCCAAGCGCGAGGGCGAGGCGTACTTCGACAACGACTCCGTCTACCTGGAGCGGTACCTCGAGAACCCCAGGCACATCGAGGTGCAGATCCTCGCCGACGAGCACGGCAACGTCCGGCACCTCGGCGAGCGTGACTGCTCGCTGCAGCGCCGCCACCAGAAGGTCATCGAGGAGGGTCCCTCGCCGGCGCTCTCGGACGAGCTCCGCGAGAAGATCGGCGAGGCCGCCCGCCGCGGCGCCGACGCCGCCGACTACTACAACGCCGGCACCTTCGAGTTCCTCGTCGCGGAGGAAGAGCGCGGCGACGACGAGCTCCTCGGGCCGGACGCGGATTTCTACTTCCTGGAGGTCAACACCCGCATCCAGGTCGAGCACACGGTCACCGAGGAGCTGACAGGCATCGACATCGTGAAGTGGCAGCTCCGGGTCGCCGCCGGCGAGGAGCTGACGTTCTCACAGGACGACGTCGAACTGGAGGGCCACGCCATCGAGTTCCGCATCAACGCCGAGAACGCGGCGAACGACTTCGCGCCGGCGAAGGGCGGCGAACTCGAGACGTACGACCCGCCGGGCGGCATCGGCGTTCGCCTGGACGACGCGCTCCGGCAGGGCGACGACCTCGTCACCGACTACGACTCGATGATCGCGAAGCTCATCGTCAAGGGCGGCGACCGCGAGGAGTGCATCGCCCGCTCGGACCGCGCGCTCGCCGAGTACGAGATCGAGGGCATCCCGACGATCATCCCGTTCCACCGGCTGATGCTGACCGACGAGGAGTTCGTCGGGGGCACCCACACCACGAAGTACCTCGACCACCACCTCGACAAGGACCGCCTGAAGGAGGCCCAGGAGAAGTGGGGCACCGAGGAGACGTCCGCGAGCGCCGACGAGGACGTCGTCGAGCGGGAGTTCACCGTCGAGGTCAACGGCAAGCGCTTCCAGGTCAACCTCGAGGAGCGCGCCGAGATGGCCGCCAACCGACCCGCGCCGTCCGGCGGTGGCGGGGGCGGTGGAGGCGGCGGCGGAGGCGGTGGCGGCGGCAGCGCGCCGGCCGTCTCCGCGGAGGGCGAGGTCGTCAGCGCCGAGATGCAGGGTACCATCCTCGAGGTCAACGTCGCCGAGGGCGACACCGTCGAGTCCGGCGACGTCATCTGCGTGCTCGAGGCGATGAAGATGGAGAACGACGTCATCGCCGAGGTCGGCGGGACGGTCAAGGAGGTCGCCGTCGAGGAGGGACAGTCCGTCGACCAGGGCGACCCGCTGGTCGTGCTGGACTGA
- a CDS encoding DUF7556 family protein translates to MSETTDIIKTKCERRVQASYDECDGEAAFVIADVSTDEAWLAVPAGEETTVSEQR, encoded by the coding sequence ATGAGTGAGACGACGGACATTATCAAGACGAAGTGCGAGCGTCGGGTGCAGGCGTCGTACGACGAGTGCGACGGCGAGGCGGCGTTCGTCATCGCCGACGTCTCGACGGACGAAGCGTGGCTGGCCGTCCCCGCCGGCGAGGAGACGACGGTCAGCGAGCAGCGATAA
- a CDS encoding DMT family transporter, which yields MTRARNLGMFLGLSALWGLSFPAIRSGLETLPPLLFATARYVVGGALLLGFLVVRGADWRPVTREDRLAVAIAGAFLVAGNSLLFIGQQTVPSGIASILYALIPVLTTGFAAALLPAEDITARRVAGVVLGLVGVGIIARPDPANLLDSELVGMAFVVAAAVSVALGSVLLRVRSPRIGTAPMTAWAMLVGGGLLFGGSLATGERLADVTLSLDGLVAVVYLGVFASAVAYVFYFTLLEQFGPLEINLVSYVVPIFATLGGVVVFDESLTLGMVGAFLLIAGGFVVLKARVIAREFGLAG from the coding sequence ATGACACGAGCACGGAACCTCGGAATGTTCCTGGGGCTCTCGGCGCTGTGGGGGCTGTCGTTCCCGGCCATCCGCTCCGGCCTCGAGACGCTGCCGCCGCTGCTGTTCGCGACGGCGCGGTACGTCGTCGGCGGCGCGTTGCTCCTCGGCTTCCTCGTCGTCCGGGGGGCCGACTGGCGGCCGGTCACCCGCGAGGACCGCCTCGCCGTGGCCATCGCCGGCGCGTTCCTCGTCGCCGGCAACAGCCTGCTGTTCATCGGCCAGCAGACGGTGCCCAGCGGCATCGCCTCGATCCTCTACGCCCTCATCCCGGTGCTGACGACCGGCTTTGCCGCGGCGCTCCTGCCTGCCGAGGACATCACGGCCCGCCGGGTGGCCGGGGTCGTCCTCGGACTCGTCGGCGTTGGCATCATCGCCCGGCCCGACCCGGCGAACCTGCTCGACTCCGAACTCGTCGGGATGGCGTTCGTCGTCGCCGCCGCCGTGAGCGTCGCCCTCGGGAGCGTCCTGCTCCGGGTCCGCTCGCCGCGCATCGGCACCGCCCCGATGACGGCGTGGGCGATGCTCGTCGGCGGGGGGCTGCTGTTCGGCGGCAGCCTCGCGACCGGCGAGCGACTCGCCGACGTCACCCTCTCTCTGGACGGCCTCGTCGCCGTCGTCTACCTCGGCGTCTTCGCCAGCGCCGTCGCGTACGTCTTCTACTTCACGCTGCTCGAGCAGTTCGGCCCCCTGGAGATCAACCTCGTCTCCTACGTCGTCCCCATCTTCGCCACGCTCGGCGGCGTCGTCGTGTTCGACGAGTCGCTGACCCTCGGGATGGTCGGCGCCTTCCTCCTCATCGCGGGCGGCTTCGTCGTGCTGAAGGCCCGCGTCATCGCCCGGGAGTTCGGCCTCGCGGGTTGA
- a CDS encoding sensor histidine kinase, which produces MGRSASGLPVGPLLAVAGVGALAVAGHRAYVAETIEPILALSLAPLVLAGGVLLALAYLVRSVPDGRGRVLLWTAVAGVAVGATADATLLRTRVYDAPLDPLLVIAAVGSVGAAAGAVAGFFETRRRNEIADLRARATRAERTIETAGGFAVARLDPEGYVDGWSDGAEAILGYSAADVVGTRIDVVYPEGDDREAKQHLQRALRTDHVDLEGEFVRADGETLYGSGSLTAVESEDGDLLGYLFVLADRSEERARREELERRNEQLEAFASIVSHDLRNPLNVAIGNVGMAKQLDDDAEKLETAESSLERMERLIEEVLTLAREGEDVEEFERVELAETVQLAWSSVDQMWAELEVDDLPAITAEGERVRRLFENLFRNAIEHGGGDVTVRVGMLGDEGFYVEDDGEGIPKHKRDEVFDAGHTTGEDGTGLGLAIVQSIAEAHGWEIEAVEGSDGGARFEVRGVQTLAEVEQ; this is translated from the coding sequence ATGGGACGTTCCGCCAGCGGTCTGCCCGTCGGTCCTCTGCTCGCTGTCGCCGGCGTCGGCGCCCTCGCCGTCGCGGGCCACCGGGCCTACGTCGCAGAGACGATCGAGCCGATACTCGCCCTCTCCCTCGCCCCGCTCGTCCTCGCCGGCGGGGTCCTCCTGGCGCTGGCCTACCTCGTCCGGTCGGTCCCGGACGGTCGCGGCCGCGTCCTCCTGTGGACCGCCGTCGCCGGCGTCGCCGTCGGGGCGACCGCCGACGCGACGCTGCTCCGGACCCGGGTGTACGACGCGCCGCTCGACCCGCTTTTGGTCATCGCCGCCGTCGGATCGGTCGGTGCCGCCGCCGGGGCCGTCGCCGGGTTCTTCGAGACGCGGCGTCGCAACGAGATCGCAGACCTGCGCGCACGCGCGACGCGAGCCGAGCGGACGATCGAGACCGCCGGCGGCTTCGCGGTCGCCCGCCTCGACCCGGAGGGGTACGTCGACGGGTGGAGCGACGGCGCCGAGGCGATACTCGGGTACTCCGCGGCCGACGTGGTGGGCACCCGTATCGACGTCGTCTACCCCGAGGGCGACGACCGCGAGGCGAAACAGCACCTCCAGCGCGCGCTCCGGACCGACCACGTCGACCTCGAGGGCGAGTTCGTCCGCGCCGACGGCGAGACCCTCTACGGGTCGGGTTCGCTGACAGCCGTCGAGAGCGAGGACGGCGACCTGCTCGGGTACCTGTTCGTCCTCGCCGACCGCAGCGAGGAGCGGGCCCGCCGAGAGGAGCTGGAGCGGCGCAACGAACAGCTCGAGGCCTTCGCGAGCATCGTCAGCCACGACCTCCGCAACCCCCTCAACGTCGCCATCGGAAACGTCGGGATGGCCAAGCAACTCGACGACGACGCGGAGAAGCTCGAGACCGCCGAGTCCTCCCTCGAGCGGATGGAGCGCCTCATCGAGGAGGTGCTGACCCTCGCCCGGGAGGGCGAGGACGTCGAGGAGTTCGAGCGCGTCGAACTGGCCGAGACCGTCCAGCTGGCCTGGAGCAGTGTCGACCAGATGTGGGCCGAACTGGAGGTCGACGACCTGCCGGCGATCACCGCCGAGGGCGAGCGCGTCCGGCGGCTCTTCGAGAACCTGTTCCGCAACGCCATCGAGCACGGCGGCGGAGACGTGACGGTCCGCGTCGGGATGCTCGGCGACGAGGGGTTCTACGTCGAGGACGACGGCGAGGGCATCCCGAAGCACAAGCGCGACGAGGTCTTCGACGCCGGCCACACGACGGGCGAGGACGGGACGGGGCTCGGCCTCGCCATCGTCCAGAGCATCGCCGAGGCCCACGGCTGGGAGATCGAGGCGGTCGAGGGCAGCGACGGCGGCGCGCGGTTCGAGGTCCGCGGCGTCCAGACGCTCGCGGAAGTCGAACAGTAG